From Aegilops tauschii subsp. strangulata cultivar AL8/78 chromosome 5, Aet v6.0, whole genome shotgun sequence:
TTCCTCCGAAGCCACCATCCATGTTGCCACCAAAGCCACCTCCCATGTTTCCACCAAATGCACCATTCATGGCACCACCCATCATTTGCTTCTTCATGAGTATTTCATTGCAACAAAGTTCACCATATGCCTTTGCCTTGGCATCAAGAGTGGATGTGTCCATGAAAATATACTTGAGTGCCTTCTCCTCGACTATCTTTATCTCCTCCACCGCCGCATTTCTCTCCTCAAGCTCAACTTTTCTCTCCTCGGCCACCGCCAACCTCTCTTCGGCCGCCGCCCTCTTCTCCTCGGTCGCTGCCCTCCGTCGCTCGGCTTCACTCCTCTCCTCAATTTCTTTGAGCCTCAACAATTTTTCCTTCCGCATACTATTTCCTCGCCATGACAATGGCATCAAATccatccttgagatcattgtctCCGGCCTTGGACCCCTTCACTTTCTTAGTTCCATCAGGCCTATATGATTTGGTCGCCGAGTGAGGAGTGGGGCCCCTTCTCTCCTCACCCGGGGCATCTTCTTCATCCTccaccaccatacttttcttcttCGAAGCATCAAAAACTTCTCTGGTTTTCCACTTCTCCTCATCCTTGAGCTCTTTGTAGCAATGATGGAAAGTGAAAgattttcctttcttcttcctctcctctccttTATTGCTCCTATCTCGAAATAATCCTTGCACAATCATTTTCTATAAGAAACAATCAAGATGTCATCAACAAATTAGTGAACATTTCAATATTTGTGGAAAGTGGAGAAAGCACACATGAATAGCAAATGATTATTACCAAGTCACTTTCACCGCAACCACTTGGGTTCATGCGATCAATATTTGCCAAGCAACCCGCCAACTTTTGACATTCGATGTTGATGGTGCCCCAACGTTGGCGAAGGGAGTCACTTGAGCGATAGTGGCCGCTAGTGTTGCGCATCGAAGAATTCCTTGATGCATTGCCAATATGTGACGGCAGATTGGTCGGTCCCAACGGTTGCATCTTGAGAGACTTTCTTTCAAGCGGTGCAAATCAACACATGTTCGGCATTGGTATAATTCTTCCCTTCAAAACGAAGCCCTCATCATCCATGTCAAGATTGTCATCACCATATTGTGGAGTTTCATATTCTTGTGATGCATATATACTCATGTGGCTAATCATCATTTGTCACATTTGTGGCGCGCATGAAAGCTTCATCATCGAGACTACAAATGGACATACACACAATCAACTAACACATTCTATTGGAATCGACAATTGGAACAACAAACAAATGCACACGATTTTTTTTTACCTTTGTGACATATCATCGAACACGTTGGATGCGGTTGCCATCGGCGTCGACACATCTTCATCCatggccgccggcggcggcggaggaggtggaTGAGGAGCACCGTGGCCGGATGAGGATGACATGGTCGTCGGCGGCTGCAAATCGCCCGCCAAAGCCGTGTCCGGCTTCGACATTTTTGCCGGCCGACCTTGGTTGCCCGCCAGGTTGCGGCCTCGCGCTGCCGCCCGCTTGACGCCTCCACCGCGAGGCTTGGCGGCCCCCTTCTTTTTTGCAGCTTTCGCCGCGATGGCGACCGGACGGGGTGGGGCAAATTGGCATGGAGGCGGCTGCCGCGTTGGGGATAGTTGCCGCAGAGGCGGCGGCCGCGGCGAGATGGGTCAGGGCATCGACGGTGGAGTTGGAGAAGGCGGCGGGGTCATCGgcgtcggccatggcggcggcgggcgggatgCGGGCAGGCAAGAGTCGGGCCGCGGCCGGTCGCGCGGAAGGGGAAAGAAGTGGCAGTTGGGGGGTTGGCGGGCGGAAGCGTTTTTACGTCTCCTATAGGTGGAGATGCAAATTTGCACCGCGAGGTATTATAGTTTACATCTCCGGGAGGTAGAGATGTAATTTTTTTTGCATCTACATCATCTGTTGGAGCAACTTTTGGGGCCTCGGAGATGCAAAAGGTAGTTATTTTTACATCCACATCTTCTATTGAAGATGCTCTAAAGCCATATCACACAGACGGACGCACACAACTTAAGCACCGTCATGCATGTAgcgtactcccttcgttcctaaatataagtcgtTGGGGGAGTGTAAACTGAACTCCCCCAACGACTTATATTTTGGAAAAGAGGTAATATAAAACAAAGAATTCCCTTTGGAACACAGGTAATATAAAACAATGAATTCCCTTCTTTCGCGCGGCCCGAGTGAGTTTATCGATACCTTCGATGAATTTGTGTATGGTTGTTATTAGTGAGCAGGTGGTTCTTTTTCAGAAGAAGAAAATCGGAATGAGCAGGTGGTTCTTTCCTAGCAAAACTGTAGAGCCTTAGGCAGCAAGAAAGGTTATTATTTCCCAACACATTGCATTTGCTGCAATCATCTGAAACACATTGCATTTCCCAACACTTTCCTAGCAAAATTCAGTTTGCAAATACCAACTCACATCAAGTGTAGACACTTGATGATTTGCAACAACCTTCACGGAATTTAAACAAAAGTTCAATGATCACAATATTCTCATTTGCCACTTCTTTTACCTATATTTAGTTTACACAATGCCTCCTAGTCAACATTGGGACTTGGGAGAGCTGCATTCTTGGCATACAGCTTGTTGCAAGAATCTTCAAAAAAATCCATGGCAAGATACATCATATCCCTCTACCAAGCATCTCTATCTCTCTGCCGCAAGTTTGGTGTGTAAGCATCTCTCTGCCGCAAGTTTGATCCTGGCCGTTCACTCCGCCGGGAACTGCAGGAGTTCGCGGATACCTTCACACACCTGCATTTAATAAACAACATAAGAGGGGGTAACATCTGAATATAAGCAGATTTACAACATCTACTGCATCAAACGAAGCACCTAGTTCATTGTACATACCAACTTGATCTGTGCTTTTATGCTCGCTATGAGGTGTGTGTACTCGTCTATTTGTCTGCAAACAAACACGGAAAAGTTTACAACATTAACATGCGAGTGAATGAATGTCAACTACAGAGGACCAGGAGCACGTTCAAGCATAAAAAGGGAAATTACAACAGTATATGAATGTCGTACAAGGGCCAAACATTGGCAACGACTGTCACCGTAGTACAAACAGCTGCAGCCGTACTAGTTAGTTGTATGCTGGAATGTCAATAAACATAAACCCATTCAAGAGTTGAGACATAAGAACATACATACATGTTATGAGTCACATATGAGGCAAACCACTAATATGGTCCGACGGTGAATAATAATGGTTTATACAATGCAAACTAATGCTACATAAAGTATGTTATGTTCATAAAATTTCCAAAGGTGTCTACGGAAGTGAATATTAGATGCAGATTAGTAACACACCAGATTAATAGAATCAGCTTTGCCTCTGTACAATGTATACGTATTAGCTTATGATAAATAACTAATCAGTAGCCTCCATTCGTCATCTGATGGCTGAAGCGAGCATCAAGCTCCAACAGAGAAATGGATACCATGAATAGCTAAATACAAATATTGTCTAGAAATCTAAGAGCCATCACAAGGCTCAAGAATACCATCCCTTTCTCTTGTTCTTTGCTTCACAAGAAAAAGAGAATCCAAGCACTTCACCCAAACCGCTATTTTCGACCAAGTTCCATAATATGCCTAAAACAAGTACTGGGTATATACTATCCTTATCCACACAAACTGTGTTGAACAGAGCATGAAGCACCCGAACCACCCTCAATCATCAATATCTCTTTAGCATAACTCCCCTCTCACAAAAACATGCTGCATGTGTAATAAAAATTGCTGCGCAAAAGCAAGATCTGATATTCAAATGTTCGAGTTGAGTTACCTGGCCAACCTTGCTTCTCTTACAGATATAAACTGCAAAGCCTCTTGCCAAGTAAACTCCACATGAAAACCTAGACCAATATCCACAAAGATGTGCTTCGTGTCCGGCCTGCGGAAATCACCACAGAATAATGGCATTAATAAGATCTCAACAATTAAAGAAATCTGACTGTAGGCACTTATGTTCGAAACAGTCAATTCTCATTAGCGCTTCACAATGATGATATGAAGCTATTCCAAATTTGTAATTTTAAGCTAACATCTGGTTAAACAATTGCAGTTAGGAATGGAGTTGAAATAAAGAAGCAGCATAAGGACATATCAAAGGAAGTTCCTGCTTGTTATACTGTGTAATGGCCAACTGCATTCTTCCAATAAATGAAGTGAACACCAAACTAATTCACTTGCATGCTGTCTCCATATGCGAACACCACCTTTTTCTTAAAAAGGCAGCTGACCGTTTTTGTATTTTTCAGATCGATATAGGAACACCTTTCTCATGTCTATCCTACTGCAAAAGCTACATCAAGCATAGAGCTACTCCAGTTGAGTAATGTAGACTGGCCCCTAAACAGTGCAAACCACCTACCCTAATAATATTATGGTCTCTGACTTGTCTTACATTAGCATTAGGATAGAGAAATTTCTTTTCTAGAGATTATAGAGAAAGCGAGAGAGTTTTTGCTACTATACTTCAGATTGTTTAGGCGGGGGAGAGGGAAAAGGATGTTTACACTTCTGCCTGCATGTACACCTCTGACCCAAGATTGACCATAGATCGCATACTCGTTACACCATTCTTTTCCAAATTTTCGATGTTCTTCTTCAAATCCAAGCTGCCAACACCAAATGAAGGTTCATTGATCAGAAGAATGAGCAATATTAAGGACATATATTTGAATAACAAGAATCAAGGGGCCTAAATGTTTCAGTACAGTTACAACACAAGGGAAGACGAGGAGAGAACCGAGTCTTACAATGTCTTCTGCTGCTGGAACAAGTTATCGCGCTGGGCTATGGCGTTAACGAGGTCAGGCTTGAGCCGCCGGTCAACGAAATCTTCAAACTTCTTCACCTTCTCCTGCCGGAGACGCGCCTCCACAGCCATTGCCATGTCCTAAGCTGTTTCCTATGAGATTCGTGGATTGCAAAATATATAATGCCGTACTGGGTTAAGCTGTCATTGCCAAGGCAGTGAAATTTTAAAATCAATAAGTTAAGGTTGTCATGCAACCATGCTAAAATAATCGGCAACTCAGGACATGGCGTACCCACACAACTTTATATAGCATATATCACAATAAGCTTAACCCATTGTCACAACTTATGTAATCCCCACGTAACCTCATTTGTACATATCCCTTAttgataaaaacaaaaaaacgGCGCAGTAGGGGTCTTCCCTACTGTTTTTGCTAAAAAAAATGTTACAACTTACATATGTATCATAATTACAGTCAAGTCGACACAAATATAGCATATATCATAGTTGCTGTCAAATTGACGACACAGAGATGACACTTTGCCTCATTATATTTTCAACTTTCTCCCAATACCATCACCAAAAATCATCGCTTACTGGCATGAATTAAAACCAGGGCTAATCCAACAATTAAAAGAGTCgaataaacatggcatgaatattacCACCTCTTTGTGAAAATCTGAAGCGACTAAAGAAAAGAAAATCATGCATGTAGGATTGTAGATGCAACACCAGCCAAAGCAAGAGTTTCAAATTTTGAGAAACAGCATAACAAACCAAGCTAACAAAATCGGCAAACTACATATCAACCATCCATAAAACCTGACACGGTTACAAATATTGCATTGCACAAACTTCTCTCCATACTAAGTTACTAACATGGTAAGGGCCATAGACAGCATTTAGTTTGACTGTCCAGCTGCTCGGCCTCTACTGCCAATTGAAACACTCGCGCCACGAGTATGAATACATAACAATAACACGCTTCTTGCCTATTGTTGGCCTACAAAAACGCGTCGGATTTGCAGCATTACGATGTCTTGTGCACAGTGGCGTGGCCAGGCCactccaattttattttattttacacAAATGAGCCTATCTATATACGGACAACAGTTGAGCAGGAAGCATGAATATACTCATGGTCAAACAAAATCAACATCAACTAATTGGCACCATACAATTCTACACAATTGACCCTATATGTGAGATTCAACTCAATACTCATTGTCACTCACGAATTCAACACCAGAAAGAAAGCAGAAGCACCTAACCCTCACCTTGCTGCGGTCGGCGGGCACCACCGCACGGGGCTGCGGGAGGGCGAGCAGAAGGGGATCCGAAGACGGCCGGTGGGCACCAGGCTGCGGGAGGGAGGCGGCCGGCAGAGGCTGGAGCCTGCAGCCCTGCAGGAGAAGTCGAGCTGCAGGAGGGCGGCCGCCGGCGGGCACCAGGCTGGAAGGGGAATCGGCAGGGAGCGGCGGCGTGCGTAGGTCCTTGCGAGCGAGCCTCAGATTCAAGTGGGCTGCAGGCTGCTCACCTCAGCTGCTGGGCCGGttggatgtttatgggccttAGTCAAATAATATGGGGGTAATCCTCAAAAACAAAAAAGAGTAGTTGCTCAAAAAGACATAAAAAATCCTGAAATCGGAGCTGGGGGAGGTGATGATGAAGCCGAAGGCGCAATTGGCTTGCACCAGGAATCGGAGCATTGGACCCCAAAGATTGCTGGAGCAGAAAGGCGGAAAGACTTCATCGAAGTATTTTGCAGAAGGTAACATGTCAGTGGGTTGCTTCGGTGTCCTCTGTATGTCTGTGAACTGTAGCATAGTTGTGTTCAGCTTGTTGTGTTTTTCTGCTTGTTGCCGAGGCAGTACTCAGCTGTTTCTCTGCGTGTGTTGTAACGTTGGCGACCGTTTGGCTTCGTTTTCAATAAAATGGAGCCAGGGTGGGAGGCATTTTTCCTTTAAAAAATCCTTAAATTTCTGGGTGTGCCACGGCCCTACTTGGGCTACCCACTGCTTTGTGCAAGGGTGGGTCTAGATGGTGTGTCTGGTGGACTCCTGCCCACAGAAAATATGCGGTGGTTACTACGCACATAGACCTCACACTGGCACATGCATCACGCTGACACAAGGGGGCGGGTGTGTGCCTGTAGGACGTGGCGGGGGTGGCGGCGCGCCGCAGCAGGGGCGCGCCGAGGAGCTGCCTCGCGTCGGCATCAGGACGCGCGTGGAGTAGAAAGTGGGGCGCGCTGGACCATTCAAAACTAGACCTCATATTTATACATTCTAACGAATTTTGGCTTTAAAAGTAGTCACCCTATGTGATTGAAGGTCACGGGTTGATGGCAAGATAGTGCAATCGACAAGGCCAACACTCTTTTGCGACAAGTGTAGTGTAAAATAAAACAGTGCACAACAACAAAGGACATGTTTGGTTCGTGACATATTCATTGTCTCTCGGTTACAACAGCTCATGATTACATTACCTATGTTTGTTTTGACTGCGTCAGTTTCAGTTCCCGTGTAATCATAAACCGTTCTCACAAAACTGAAAACACCCGACATAGGCCAGTATCGAATAACACCGCTTGTCCTGATTGTTTTCTTCACCACGAGCCACGAGGACCAAGTAGCAGCGTCGACGATCTCTCTCTTCATGGGGCATGGGCAGTAGCGCCACCGTTCTCCATTTGTTGCCCCCGCCGTGAGTAGTGCCAATGATCTCCCTTCGTTGTCATCATCGTGGGTAGCACGTCGATCTCGCTCCATCGCCATGAGCAATAGATGTCATGTCTCGGAAGGGATCCGAGTCAATCTGCCCTGATGCAGGCGATCGAGAGATAATTTGGGGAGACGTTCTAGCCAATACATTAACCCTAAAATTCTAAGCTAACTTGATAAGAACGAAATGAGGTTATAATGCTGATGTGTCCAATTTGTGCGTTGTTTTATACCTTTTTGTGTGTCGTAGTCTTAGGATCCATCAGGTTTCACTACATTCGCACACCTTTTTTATCTATCAATGATCTCTTCCGCATAGGAATGGTTGACCGTACGTGGAACTGCCAGTATCCTCGATAGGGTGGCGAACGTGCCCGGAAGTACCAGAGCGGAGATCACTATAGGAGTTTGCCTAGATTCGGGCCTTCTTAGAGAGGTAATACTAATACCCTACATCCTACCTTTGGTTTGTATTTATGGTGAAGTACCTCATGCGAGGGTTACAATGGGAGGATGGTGTTATGACTACCGAGAGTTGTTCCATGAGAGTAGATGTAAATGGCTACCCCTATCCCCAATCTTGTATAGATGATGGGGGCTAGGGTTTATAGAAGATTGATCTGATCGAAGCCGCCGTCATCTTGGCTTGTGCGCTAAGATGATctctggatgcttattctggctCCACGACTCCAACCTGTCGCCAGATACTTGCTAGGCCTCTTGGGCCCCATGGTAGGCCTGCGGTAAGGCTCCCCTTTGAGAGGCCATCCCTGGTGTACTACATTGTCGGTAGCCCCCAAGTGTGTATGTAGTCGGAGTTTCTTGGTCTTCGGAAACGAGAAACCCAGGTGGGCTCCTTATCTCCAACGCAATGAGATATCATTAGCTAGCCCCGTCTCATCTTGTCATAACTGGCGGAAGGACCGTCGTGGTTCCCATTAGTCACATTAATACGTGGATTACCAAGCCCACATCTTGTGAAATGGAAAACTGCAAGAGATGTAGGGCATGTGTCGCAGTCAAGCTGAACGCTTCGTTTTTTCTTGGAGGATATGAAGGAGGAAAAGGAGAGCacccctctccttctcctccctCTGTCTTAGATATGCCTCCTCTGCTCTTTTGTCTGGATATGTGACTTGTTGGCCGGATACACCAATGATCGTTGGCTGGATACATCCTACGGCGCAGTGGTGTACGACATTTGCAGTCAAGCCTTGCCGCAACAAACTCATCCGCGATCGTTGGACAAAGTCGCTCAACCATCAAAGGTACATCATTCAAGAGGCTGTGAGCAAGTATTGCAGCCATTTAAACAACTCATTGGTCGGTGGTCAAGTGATGCGTAAATCGCCGAGCAAGTGAGTTGTTCTATGTGTTTTTCATTTGGCCGGATATGTGACTTGTTGGTTGGATATGTTCTATGTTATTTAGCCGGATATGCAACTTGTTGGCCGGTTATCCTCTATATTATTTAATCGGATATGCAATTTGTTGGCCGACTATATTCTATGTCATTTGATAATGTCTTCTTTTATAGACGTCCCATGTGTGTAACTTGCTattgaagatgaagaagaagaatttGCTTTCAGATTAAAAAGCGGACACCTTGTAAAAAAACTGATGGCAACCGTTAGAACGCATGAATCACAGTGGTAGAAAAATGTAAAATTTGATTTCAGCTTCTGCTTGTGTTGTTGCTCGCTAACAAATAGTATACAATATTTGCATTaaagcatctccaacagccgcgccaAAAGGTGCGCGCGCGGTAAACTTGGTTTTTAGCGCGCGCTGGACGGTTTCGCGCGCTCCAGCGGTGGCTGGAAACAAGCGCGCGCGGGAAAGGGCGGCAGCTCGCGCGCCTATAAATTGCGGCGCTCGCCACATGCCTATCCACACTGCCACGCGCGCCTCGTAGCTTCTTCGCCGCTCCAGCGCCTCCACCGCTTCCTCTCCTCGCCGCTCCagcgccccgccaccgccgcgccATCATGCCGCCGCGCCGCTGAGGAGCGTCGGGCTACCGCGGCGTCCACCAGCGCCCCAACGGCTGGTACTCCGCCGAGGTTCGGTCCGGCGACGTCCGGCTCGGCCTCGGTACGTTCCAGACCTCGCACGAGGCCGCACGCGCCTacggcgcggcggcgtggcgcctggACAGGCCGCGCCAGCAGATGAACTTTCAGGATCTCCACACGCGCCAGCAGGCGCAGGACGTCGCCCCTCCGCCTCGTCTTATCACGGACCAGGACCGTGCGGAGCACGCTCGgcggcagcgccgcctcctcatcgCCGAGGAGGACGAGCGGGCCATGGCGGAGTGGCGCCGGCGCCACCCGGAGGATGTTGCCAACGAGGAAGCCTTCTGGACAAGGCGCCGCGAGGAGCAGGCGGCAAAGCGCCGCGCGGAGCGGTTGGACAGGCGTCGGCGGAAGGCCCTGGCGTTATCGCAGTGCGAAATCGTTCAAAATGGTGGGCAGTCGATCTTTTCGTCTGATGATGACCGTTGGGAGGACATGTGGCTCGATACCTCGGACCAGACCAGCGAGGatggcgatgatgatgatgatgatgacgacgactgGGAGTAGGCTGTAGTTGCACTATCTAGTAGTTTTTTTTATGTCGTTGCACCGTAGTTTTTAATCTATCTATGCTATGGAACTATGTAAAATATCTATGTATTTTATGAATTTTATATTATCTATATAAAAAATGTACGCAATGTTTAGCGCGCGCTGCATTTTAGCGCGGCCGCTGAGCTACACGCGCGCTCAATTTTAGCGCGGCTGCTGAAGCCAGCGCTGCCGGCCGCGCCAAACCAGACGAAGGATGCGCCGCAAATGAGCTTTTAGCGCGCGGCGCGTTGCGCGgatattggagatgctcttacggACGATATATGGATTTCTCCATGTTCCATGTCGCACTTCACAAGAAAAAAATGGTGATCGATTAAGCTCATCGACCAAGTAGCAGCTAGCCATCAGCTGCAGCCGTTGGCGCCGAACCCGATCTTGTTGTTGGCGACGTCGTACACCACCGCGAGCGTCTTCTGCTGCGTGTTCCCGAGGATGCCGACGTCCGCGCCGTCGCCGTTGGCCGCGAACGCCAGGCACGCCTGCGCCACCTTGGCCACGTACAGCACCCCGCTGAAGTCGAGCCCCACGGCGGCGCCGCCGGCGAACACCAGCGCCACCGACGGTATGCGCACCGTCGTGTGCCCCGTGAAGTCGTAGCACGTGTCCAGGATGGACAGCGCGGGCGCCCTCTTGTACCCGTACCTGCCCATGGAGCGCGCGAACTTCGACCGGAGCGCGGCGTACGCGCGCGGCGGCAGGCGGGTGATCACCGTCCCCGAGTCGATCACCGTGCCGGCGGCCGCGAACACGACGGGGGAGACCCTGACCGTCCGCCCGGCGACCTTGACGCCGACGAGGCCGACATAGTAGAACGACGGCGTGTCGCGGCGGGTCTCCATCGCCGTGAATCGTGCGTTCGCCGGCGCCGGCCCGCCGAGGGACAGGTACCCCGCGGCGCTGGACGACGACGGGAGGCAGTAGGAGAACCCCGCCCCGTACTTGGACGCCGCCTGGGACGACAGCGACACCTTCTCGCGGCCGAGCCCGACGAGCCCGTCGGCCCTGCCGAACAGGCCGGTGTCCCGTTCGCCGCACCCGAAGACGAACCCCGGGAGCGTGTCGGACGGCGTCAGCGTCAGCGTGTCGCGCGCCAGGGCGCCGTCGGTCTGCGACTGGTCGCCGTACACGACCTCGTACCGGCATTTCCTGTCCGGCGAGCAGCTCCGCGAGTCCAGCCCCTGGCACTCCGGCGCGGCGCAGGGCACGGCGGAGTACGTCGAGGACCGCGCCGGGTCGAAGAGCGGGTCCTTCTGCTCGTAGCAGTCCGAGCACGGCGTGCACTGCACCCAAGACAGGTCGCTGCCGGTGTCGAACACCACCGTCATGCCCCTGGCCGGGGTGCCGAGGCCCACGGACACGACGTAGTTGCCGGTGCCGAGGGAGATGCCCCGCTGCGCCGGCAGGGTCACGCCCTTCGCGCCACGGGCTCGGTCCGACACGGGCGACGCCGCCGCGGCGATCTTGCGGTGTATGGAGTGGACCCTGGCCTGGTCGTCGTTGAGGAGCtcggcgtggggcggcggcgtGCCCCGAGCCTGCAGCGGCGAGCACGGGCCGTGCCGGTGCACGACGTTGAGGGCCGACGAGTTTGATGCCGCTGCTGCAGGGCGCGGGAACGAAAATTATATACTCAACGCACACTGCAAATCACATTTGATTTTGACCGCCGTTTGCACTTTTCGGTGATCTGATAAAGTATGACAACAAAAATACTGCTCCTGTATTTGTATTTTGGATCAGCATGTGATCACCGAGAAATGATGTTCTACCATGTACGAGATATCCCATGGATGGCCAAGCCATCCATTTCTTCGAGATTCGAATGCATGCAGATCTGGGCTGCTCTAGTTTCATGACATGTTGCTTATTCAATTGCATCTATTCCTCCGAGTAATGCTACACGTACAAACGAGTTACAAGGTTTTACAAAAAGGGTTAATTTGATTGGTCAATAGGTGGGGTGGCGgtccaccccctgaaaatcggggggggggggggggggggcaagttTGTGATTGGTTAGTAGATGGAAAAAATCCTAGTCAGCGTGTAATTGGGTGTAACTCTTTGTATGTTTAGCATTATTGCTATTCTCCATATTCTACTACTCTTGTGTCTTGTCACATCAACCATTTATTATTATGCTTCATCCACCAGATGCTCTTGTGTCTTGTCACATCAATCATTTATTACTATGCTTCATCCACCAGATACTTTGTCCACCATCTCATGTCTTGCTTCACTCCCATATATTTTTTCACGTGTTTACAAATTAGAATCATTTTATCTTGTAAACCAAAATTTCAATAGAAGATGCATCTGCATATTTGTGCTTCTCGTGACGAGGACTTCCAAACAAGAACATTCTCAAATATATTTCGGCTAGTTTTAAAAATCAAATTTTGaaacacgatgaaactttatTAAACACGGTCTCGTTTAGAATTTCACTAAAATA
This genomic window contains:
- the LOC109786135 gene encoding uncharacterized protein, coding for MAMAVEARLRQEKVKKFEDFVDRRLKPDLVNAIAQRDNLFQQQKTFLDLKKNIENLEKNGVTSMRSMVNLGSEVYMQAEVPDTKHIFVDIGLGFHVEFTWQEALQFISVREARLARQIDEYTHLIASIKAQIKLVCEGIRELLQFPAE
- the LOC109786073 gene encoding aspartyl protease family protein At5g10770-like, translated to MASGALRRRRGAPFRVSVILIAAALVRLAASAADAAERTAASGPEPDWHVVSVASLLPPAACTASKAAASNSSALNVVHRHGPCSPLQARGTPPPHAELLNDDQARVHSIHRKIAAAASPVSDRARGAKGVTLPAQRGISLGTGNYVVSVGLGTPARGMTVVFDTGSDLSWVQCTPCSDCYEQKDPLFDPARSSTYSAVPCAAPECQGLDSRSCSPDRKCRYEVVYGDQSQTDGALARDTLTLTPSDTLPGFVFGCGERDTGLFGRADGLVGLGREKVSLSSQAASKYGAGFSYCLPSSSSAAGYLSLGGPAPANARFTAMETRRDTPSFYYVGLVGVKVAGRTVRVSPVVFAAAGTVIDSGTVITRLPPRAYAALRSKFARSMGRYGYKRAPALSILDTCYDFTGHTTVRIPSVALVFAGGAAVGLDFSGVLYVAKVAQACLAFAANGDGADVGILGNTQQKTLAVVYDVANNKIGFGANGCS